The nucleotide sequence CTAAAGACGCGGGGATTCTTGCTTGGCCGTAGGCCACGCTACGCGAACAACGAGGTGACTTGTTCAACCAGGCCGGAACCAGGAAGAATAGAGGTCTCCTCTCTGCAAGCGTTCTGGTCTTTGACCAAGGTTCCGGTGTGCCCCACCGTACCCAAGGCTCCTTCAAGAATGTTGATTGCGGCGTTGTGGTCGCGGTCTAGTTGACAACCACATTTGCAGATATGGGTTCGAGTCGATAATGATTTCTTAACTGCTGCACCGCATTCGGAGCAATTTTGACTTGTATAGGCAGGGTTTACTGGGACAGTTACTCTACCAAATTTTTTACCAAAATGCTCTAACCATTTCCTGAATTGATACCAACCTGCATCATTAATAGACTTGGCTAGACAGTGGTTTTTAACCAAGTTCTTAATTCTCAAATCTTGCCTTACGGCACGCTGCGCGAACATAGGCAACCAGATCGTTAGATCGGATTACGCAGCGTGCTAGTCTCTTAGCATGCTCTTCACGCCGCCTACTTATTTTGAGATGCTGTCTGCCTAGTCTATTTATGGCTTTCTTCCGGTTAGCAGAGCCTTTCTTTTTTCGGGATACTCGTCGCTGATAAAACTTCAGTCTCTTCTCTCCCGTTCGATAAAATCTAGGGTTAGGTTCAGTATTTCCCCTGGAGTCAGTATAGAAATCCTTCAGTCCAACATCTAAGCCAATAGTTGCATCAGCAGGCTTCAACTGTTCATTGTTATCAGCCTGGATGCAGAACTGAACATAGTAACCATCAGCGCGACGGACTATCCTAACCCTCTTGATCTGCTTTTTGTCAAAGCCCCACAAATCCCAGGTGCCCTTAAGTTTGAGCTTCCCAATCCCTTTTTTGTCGCTGAATACAATCCATTTCTTGTCAGGGGATAGCTTCCAGCCAGATTGCTTGTATTCGACCGTTCGCGCAGCGTCGGCTTTGCCGAATCGTCCACGATGAAGGAACTTCGGGAAACCTTTCTTTCCAGGCACCTTCTTTTTACAGTTATCGAAAAACCGAGAAATTGATGACCATGCCCGTTCAGAACTAGCCTGGCGAGCAGTGGAATTTAACTCATTTGCAAACGGAAACTGATGGGCTAATACCTTGCTATATTTGGAGAGATCATACTTATTTACCCCTTTGTTGTCCATCCAGTACCGGAGGCAACTATTGCGAATAAAACGAGCTGTTCTAATCGCCTCATCTATAGCGAGATATTGCTGTTTTTTGCCGTATACCTTAAATTCCAAAATGATCATCAGTCTCGACCTTAACTGCTACTACTTTATTATACAAGACTTCGCGTAAAAATTCGTAAATAATCAGAATATTTCTTCACGGCGGCTAAAGCCGCTACCAACCTTCATCCCCGGTATAAATACGCGGGGCTTTCGGTTTTTGGCTCCCACGTAAATGCTGAGTTCGCCACTGCTCAGAGTGTGAGCAAAAAAGTTCAAAAGCTCACAGACTAAAGTCTGGAGCCAAAGAGGTTACAGGCTTTTTCCTTTCCTATTCCCTATTCCCTGCGCCCAGCGCTATAGCTGTTTTTCTGGGCGATGCTGTGGTGATGCGCGTTTTTTTGCTCGGTTTTGTTAGGGAAAAAAAATCATTAATACCTGATAGCTAACCGCTCAAACTATAACCTTAAAAATTATAATTTTAAGGTTAACTTGGCGGTAATTTATTTCCTAATTATCCCATTCTTCCGGATCATCAATCATGCCGGGGTTAATTAGGGTAATATCATACTCATCCATTTGATCTACTGGATCAGTTGGGGTATTCTCTCGCTTGAGTAGATAATATTTAGCACTGACCTTAGGGGCAAAAATTACCTCGTCTTCATCTTCGAGATCATGGGCTTGAAGCTTACGACCATTGATTAAAATGCCATTGGAACTAGCCTTACCTTTGAGGTTACCATCGAAAATTCGGTAGTAGGGACTGCCATCAGAACGTCTACGCCTGACTAAGGTCGCATGTCGGCGAGACACAAACTTTGAAAACAGGCGGATATCAGACTCTGGATCTCTACCGATAGAATATACCTCCTCTTCCAAAGGAATCTGCTTGCTTCCCTTGTCATCCTCAATAATCAATAAATGGTTGTGGTCGGATTGTGTAGCCATGAATCGCTCGTGATCAAAAGGGTAATTGGTTGAGAACAATGCTCTTATTTACTTACATTGGCACAGGTATCAACCAGCTTGCGACTGACTTAGGTACTGATTTACCTATAAAACTATCCTGAGTGCTGAGCATTACCTGATTATCCGATACTTTTTAGCTACCAAAATCTACCAAAGGCAAATCAAGGCTCACTAATGCAAGCTGATTTCTCAGCCAGGGGGTATCTCCCAGGGCTCGCAGAAATATCCCACGAGCGCCGTTAATGTCTCGATCCATAGATCGGCCATCAACTTTTGATTTAATAATTTTGCTGCCGCCGATGTTAACCAGCTCCCCAGTCCAACTAACGGTTTTACTCGTATAGGCTTCAC is from Moorena sp. SIOASIH and encodes:
- a CDS encoding FHA domain-containing protein: MATQSDHNHLLIIEDDKGSKQIPLEEEVYSIGRDPESDIRLFSKFVSRRHATLVRRRRSDGSPYYRIFDGNLKGKASSNGILINGRKLQAHDLEDEDEVIFAPKVSAKYYLLKRENTPTDPVDQMDEYDITLINPGMIDDPEEWDN